Proteins co-encoded in one Salvia splendens isolate huo1 chromosome 4, SspV2, whole genome shotgun sequence genomic window:
- the LOC121798399 gene encoding uncharacterized protein LOC121798399 isoform X1, whose translation MVAMMNHGNPPVAVGSIRSPQNHGLPSPSPLSLAAPSRVRLADILPYDGAPMAPYLRAVDALSTSLTRHNAAIIELGSDDAALLLCALESARLYFRTRKGGRGVYTYRAGRPLEDVDSSPPCLTDIFRCMGRAAGAALCAISRHLQLRSDVFSHLLDDSPLPAGELSSSILVATFSQVSSQQGKIAPVGGKHASNCEVEKGLLMLISSDAPDLQVCDSNGRWYQADSSLSPGDLLLLTGKALSHATAGHRPAASYRVISDNSLIPHCGGRTSLAFRLLPQSNAILDCTPIAAAGHVIPQSYVPISVSQFMDDLSAEEDILCNHADYVPADNLNREPSLRSVLSDPISGSYLEDATLVSCGHSFGGLMLRKVVETSRCTLCNVEIDSGSLIPNHALRAAAVAVKQEDERRLFHTAALRKRRKEANEHRENGDITPENGSHRGVQYPFSVNEKVIIKGNRRTPDKFVGKEAVITSQCLNGWYLLKIIETGENVRLQYRSLRKMTGSNDS comes from the exons ATGGTGGCGATGATGAATCACGGCAATCCGCCCGTCGCCGTTGGTAGTATTAGATCCCCACAGAACCACGGCCTCCCTTCACCGTCCCCACTCTCTCTTGCAGCGCCTTCCAGAGTTCGCCTCGCTGACATCTTGCCCTACGATGGAGCTCCCATGGCTCCCTACTTAAGGGCCGTGGATGCCTTGTCCACCTCCCTCACGCGCCACAACGCTGCCATCATTGAGCTCGGCTCCGACGATGCTGCCTTGCTCCTCTGCGCCCTCGAGTCTGCCCGCCTCTACTTCCGCACCAGGAAGGGCGGCCGAGGAGTTTACACCTACAGGGCTGGAAG GCCTCTGGAAGATGTAGATTCATCCCCTCCATGCTTGACTGACATCTTCAGATGCATGGGAAGGGCTGCTGGTGCTGCTTTATGTGCTATATCTAGGCATCTTCAGCTACGAAGCGA TGTCTTCAGTCACTTGCTTGATGATAGCCCATTGCCTGCTGGCGAGCTGTCTTCATCAATTCTTGTTGCCACATTTTCCCAGGTATCCTCGCAACAAGGGAAAATTgcacctgtgggaggaaagcaTGCTTCAAATTGCGAAGTGGAGAAGGGTTTGTTAATGCTGATATCATCAGATGCTCCTGATCTTCAG GTTTGTGACTCCAATGGGCGTTGGTACCAGGCAGATAGTAGCTTGTCTCCTGGGGACCTTTTACTGCTTACAGGAAAGGCTCTCAGCCATGCCACTGCAGGACACCGGCCTGCTGCTTCCTATAGGGTCATCTCTGATAACTCTCTGATCCCACATTGTGGTGGAAG GACATCACTGGCATTTAGGCTACTGCCACAAAGCAATGCAATTCTGGATTGTACGCCAATTGCAGCAGCTGGGCATGTGATTCCTCAAAGCTATGTGCCAATATCTGTAAGCCAGTTCATGGATGATCTCTCTGCCGAGGAAGACATATTGTGTAACCATGCTGATTAT GTACCTGCAGATAATTTGAATAGGGAGCCATCACTAAGAAGTGTGCTCTCAGATCCCATATC TGGCTCATACCTTGAGGATGCTACGCTAGTTTCTTGTGGACATTCATTTGGTGGTCTTATGCTGAGAAAAGTCGTAGAAACT TCTAGATGCACACTCTGCAATGTAGAAATCGATTCTGGGTCATTGATCCCTAATCACG CTTTGAGAGCTGCAGCTGTAGCAGTCAAGCAAGAGGATGAACGCAGACTATTCCATACTGCAGCTCTGCGGAAACGCAGGAAAGAAGCAAACGAGCACAGG GAAAATGGCGATATCACTCCAGAAAATGGATCGCATAGAGGTGTACAATATCCTTTCTCAGTTAATGAAAAGGTTATTATCAAG GGCAACAGGCGGACACCTGATAAGTTTGTTGGCAAGGAAGCAGTGATAACTTCACAATGTCTTAATGGCTG GTATTTGCTTAAGATTATTGAGACTGGGGAAAATGTCCGCCTACAGTACCGGTCCTTGAGAAAAATGACAGGTTCCAATGATTCATAG
- the LOC121798398 gene encoding BTB/POZ domain-containing protein At3g19850-like, which yields MSEMWHLQILINGQHTFFLSERILSKYSGKLRKIVKQEKRTTQIRSSGIDIAEFPGGAAGFELVSRFCYNNGTLSINVSNVALLHCCAVFLGMTEKQSPFNLLAQTEQFLQEIFHWSWNDVVASLKSCDPFLDYAHTCGLVDKLMSSLLAKIAQNSHVNFLSVSSSSSSSSPDTDRSSSSPSSRKPYAWWFQDMATLTPKIIHYFLKALGLYGAENSNLVITRFLLQYLKTNGGGIRPVRAEYWGLADTAVHGVVVIGRSAFSCRGLFWVLKLVSGLGISRERRAALERLIGGMLDQAKLDDLLVSGGGGGVYDVNLVVRLIRLFVYHYEDMSMERMVKLGFMIDMYLGEIGPDPALKLPKFLAVAESLPDCARDSFDHVYTAIDIYLQAHPSLSLEERSRLCRCLNYEKLSLEACKDLAKNPRIPPRIAIQALSCQRCNVPSENTEFVVEDHNFGRKDHQLVVYKNNETETETECSSEDKEGMKTNLERMQWRVVELEKVCREMKGQMARMVKLAPQHNRPLPRLC from the exons ATGTCAGAAATGTGGCATCTCCAAATTCTCATCAATGGCCAACACACATTCTTCCTCTCCGAG AGGATTCTATCCAAATATTCTGGCAAGCTGAGGAAGATAGTGAAGCAAGAGAAGAGAACTACTCAGATCAGGAGCTCCGGCATCGACATCGCCGAATTCCCCGGTGGCGCTGCCGGATTCGAACTCGTCTCGAGATTCTGCTACAACAACGGCACCCTATCCATCAACGTCTCCAACGTCGCCCTCCTGCATTGCTGCGCAGTCTTCCTAGGCATGACGGAGAAGCAATCTCCATTCAATCTCTTAGCTCAAACCGAGCAATTCCTTCAGGAAATCTTCCACTGGTCATGGAACGACGTCGTCGCCAGCCTCAAGAGCTGCGATCCTTTCCTCGACTACGCCCACACCTGCGGCCTCGTCGACAAGCTGATGTCATCTCTTCTAGCAAAGATCGCCCAGAATTCACACGTCAATTTCCTCTCCGTctcatcctcctcttcctcgtcCTCCCCCGACACTGATCGGAGCTCTAGTTCTCCGTCGTCGCGGAAACCTTATGCGTGGTGGTTCCAAGATATGGCGACTTTGACCCCTAAAatcattcattattttcttaaagCATTAGGCTTGTACGGAGCCGAAAACAGCAATTTAGTCATCACGAGATTCCTACTGCAATATCTGAAAACCAACGGCGGCGGGATCAGGCCGGTTCGGGCGGAGTACTGGGGGCTGGCCGACACGGCGGTGCACGGGGTGGTGGTGATAGGGAGGAGTGCGTTCTCCTGCAGGGGGCTTTTTTGGGTGCTAAAGCTGGTCTCGGGGCTGGGGATCAGCCGGGAGAGGAGGGCGGCGCTGGAGCGGCTGATCGGAGGGATGCTCGATCAGGCGAAGCTGGATGACCTTCTGGTGTCCGGCGGGGGAGGAGGGGTGTATGATGTGAATTTGGTGGTGAGGCTGATCAGATTGTTTGTGTATCACTATGAAGACATGTCGATGGAGAGGATggtgaaattagggtttatgattGATATGTATTTGGGGGAGATTGGGCCTGATCCTGCCCTCAAATTGCCTAAGTTTCTTGCTGTTGCTGAGAGCTTGCCTGACTGTGCAAGGGATTCTTTTGATCATGTTTATACAGCAATTGATATATATCTTCAG GCCCATCCCTCTCTTTCCTTAGAGGAGAGATCAAGGCTGTGCAGATGTCTAAACTACGAGAAGCTAAGCCTCGAAGCCTGCAAGGACTTGGCCAAGAACCCTCGGATACCTCCAAGAATCGCGATCCAAGCACTATCTTGTCAACGTTGCAACGTTCCAAGTGAGAACACTGAGTTTGTGGTCGAAGATCACAATTTTGGCAGAAAAGATCATCAGCTGGTGGTGTACAAAAACAACGAGACTGAGACTGAGACAGAGTGCTCGAGCGAAGACAAGGAGGGGATGAAGACGAATCTGGAGAGGATGCAGTGGCGAGTGGTGGAGCTGGAGAAAGTGTGCAGAGAGATGAAGGGTCAGATGGCAAGAATGGTGAAGCTTGCTCCTCAACATAATAGACCACTTCCCAGATTGTGCTAA
- the LOC121798400 gene encoding uncharacterized protein LOC121798400, with product MAGMPPKPLSPPEWDSLIDDYNLDGAARLHRWTGGSSVPDLCLSSILRKDLSIQLKLLILTFLEHHSLEDSPPPPPFLLRLLDALRSVIQSPSDPFPLKDQFLISTTAVFVTSLSEADEFGGGAPPLCGLVELLLTIINRPNHSLDRHTRGVACECLRQLELAFPCLLSEIAPHLWSLCQSERTHVSQWYVLLLSTAVLNIVKLKPSKASIASISNATIPLVPFNLPQFLIDRVGADFVWKENEICYKELRKVVAYLLDFPQYLTSFGVVEFMGAIIPLAEELELQASLLRVQFSWLLYTFKPLLCHIFLRMYVKFLDSFEGQEFEVATRLLLLSKESHHYLVFRLLALHWMLGLFALTAGEDEARKRSIIDMSLRFYPTIFDPLAMKALKLDLLAYCSRLLSDIGDANVVKGVEVDKEVYKVKLFEDGLLSVSSFEWLPPWNTETAVAFRTFQKFLIGGSPHSDSATSSVSALMESNIFDALQKRLVDSTSEFKGLVPVVVAFVDRLLGCHKHRWLGEHLLKTLDKHLLPKLKKDYNLGSYFPIFERISENDNVSPSGLLNLLLRFMVFLVEKHGPDSGLRSWHHGSKILGICRTMLVHHHSSSLFIGLSHLLVSICLFFPDLEVRDSARFYLRMLIGIPGKKLKHILHTGEHLPGLSPSTHSGSFFSLQSPSIFPDIKKSSSIASCIYIERATSLLVKQSWSLSLPNFGTNPGLPGFFDGIRDNEPAGEEQVLEITMSGDTILENDLPHQQKGPLRVMDAKNSEIVNELRRHFISIPDYRHMPGLKIQISCNLRFDSELLVDEGEKFTAANAFDREDQLPALYAIVLTFTSSSPYGAISPFHIPFLLGSPPKNDKLLSQADSLAIVSVENGHVEEDSFKAPVCIEFEPREPMPGLVDVFIETNADNGQVIKGQLHSISVGIEDMFLRAIVPDDIAEDDVPRYYVNLFNALWEACETASSTGRETFALKGGRGIAAISGTRSVKLLEVPVTALVEAIERHLAPFVVCVIGEPLVGMVKSGGVIKDVIWKDSSSDSSLDITCSPTSAQGALYLKYFGDEEEDDGGTQITAARENIGYCHILIFLPPRFHLLFQLEIRDFSTLVRIRTDHWPCLAYVDDYLEALFLE from the exons ATGGCCGGAATGCCGCCGAAACCCCTCTCTCCGCCGGAATGGGACTCCCTAATCGACGATTACAATCTCGACGGCGCCGCCCGCCTCCATCGCTGGACCGGCGGCTCATCCGTTCCGGACCTCTGCCTCTCCTCTATCCTCCGCAAAGACCTCTCCATCCAACTTAAGCTCCTCATCCTCACTTTCCTCGAGCACCACTCGCTCGAAGATTCGCCCCCTCCGCCGCCCTTCCTACTCCGCCTCCTCGACGCCCTCCGCTCCGTCATCCAGTCCCCCAGCGACCCCTTCCCCCTCAAGGACCAATTCCTCATCTCCACCACTGCCGTCTTCGTCACATCGCTCTCCGAGGCCGACGAATTCGGCGGCGGCGCGCCGCCTCTCTGCGGCCTTGTCGAGCTGCTGCTGACTATCATCAATCGCCCCAACCACAGCCTCGATCGCCACACGCGCGGCGTCGCGTGCGAGTGCCTGCGCCAATTGGAGCTCGCTTTCCCCTGCTTGCTCTCTGAGATCGCTCCCCATTTGTGGTCTCTTTGCCAGAGCGAGCGCACTCACGTTTCGCAGTGGTACGTTCTGTTGCTCTCCACTGCTGTACTAAACATTGTGAAGCTGAAGCCGAGTAAGGCTAGTATTGCGTCGATTAGTAATGCTACAATCCCTCTGGTCCCGTTCAACCTACCTCAGTTTTTGATAGATAGAGTTGGGGCAGATTTCGTGTGGAAGGAGAACGAGATTTGCTATAAAGAGTTGAGGAAGGTGGTTGCGTATTTGCTCGATTTCCCTCAGTATTTAACTTCATTTGGTGTGGTGGAGTTTATGGGTGCCATCATTCCCTTAGCTGAAGAATTGGAACTTCAGGCTTCTTTGTTGAGAGTGCAGTTCTCATGGCTGCTATACACATTTAAGCCATTGCTCTGCCACATTTTCTTGCGAATGTACGTGAAGTTTTTGGATTCATTTGAGGGACAAGAGTTTGAAGTAGCTACAAGATTGTTGTTATTGTCGAAAGAGTCCCATCATTATTTGGTATTTAGGTTGTTGGCTCTTCACTGGATGTTGGGCCTATTTGCTTTGACAGCGGGAGAGGACGAAGCAAGAAAGAGAAGCATAATTGATATGAGCTTAAGGTTTTATCCTACAATATTCGATCCACTGGCTATGAAAGCCTTGAAGCTTGACCTGCTTGCATATTGCTCTAGATTGCTCTCTGATATTGGAGATGCAAATGTTGTAAAGGGTGTGGAGGTGGATAAGGAGGTGTATAAAGTCAAGCTATTTGAAGACGGCCTTCTTTCAGTATCATCTTTCGAATGGCTGCCACCATGGAACACGGAAACTGCAGTGGCGTTTCGCACCTTCCAAAAGTTTCTGATAGGTGGATCACCACATTCTGACAGTGCTACTTCTTCCGTTTCTGCTCTTATGGAGTCTAACATTTTTGACGCCTTACAG AAGAGACTGGTGGACTCAACTTCAGAATTCAAGGGATTGGTGCCAGTAGTTGTTGCATTCGTTGATAGGCTCTTGGGATGCCACAAACACCGCTGGTTGGGAGAACATCTCCTTAAAACACTAGATAAACATCTGCTTCCGAAACTCAAAAAAGACTATAACCTGGGATCTTACTTTCCTATATTTGAGAGAATTTCTGAAAATGACAACGTCTCACCTAGTGGGCTGTTAAACCTTCTGTTGAGATTCATGGTTTTTCTTGTAGAGAAACATGGTCCTGATAGTGGGTTGAGATCTTGGCATCATGGGAGTAAAATTCTTGGCATTTGTAGAACAATGCTGGTCCACCATCACAGTTCTAGCTTGTTTATTGGGTTATCTCATCTTCTGGTCTCTATTTGTCTTTTCTTTCCTGATCTGGAGGTTCGTGATAGTGCGAG ATTTTACCTGAGAATGCTAATTGGCATACCAGGAAAGAAGCTCAAGCACATCCTGCATACAGGGGAACATTTGCCTGGGTTATCTCCATCTACTCATTCTGGCTCATTCTTTAGTCTTCAGTCCCCTTCAATTTTTCCTGATATTAAGAAGTCTAGCAGTATTGCTTCTTGTATATACATTGAACGGGCAACGTCATTACTAGTGAAGCAGTCATGGTCCTTGTCCCTTCCTAACTTTGGCACCAATCCTGGTTTGCCTGGTTTTTTTGACGGCATCAGGGATAATGAACCAGCAGGCGAGGAACAGGTCTTGGAGATAACTATGAGTGGTGATACTATCTTAGAGAATGATTTGCCTCATCAACAAAAGGGGCCGTTACGAGTGATGGATGCAAAAAATTCTGAGATCGTCAATGAACTGAGAAGACATTTTATATCTATTCCTGATTATAGGCATATGCCAGGGCTCAAGATTCAGATCTCCTGTAATTTGAGATTTGACTCAGAGCTATTGGTTGATGAAGGGGAGAAATTTACAGCAGCTAATGCATTTGACAGAGAGGACCAACTTCCTGCTCTATATGCTATAGTGCTTACATTCACTTCCTCCTCACCATATGGAGCTATTTCCCCATTTCATATTCCTTTCCTTCTTGGCTCACCACCTAAAAATGATAAACTTTTGAGCCAAGCTGATTCATTAGCTATTGTTTCTGTGGAGAATGGCCATGTAGAAGAAGATAGCTTTAAAGCTCCTGTGTGTATAGAGTTTGAGCCACGAGAACCAATGCCTGGCCTGGTTGATGTTTTCATTGAAACTAATGCAGATAATGGTCAGGTAATCAAAGGACAGCTTCATAGCATTTCTGTTGGGATTGAGGATATGTTTCTCAGAGCTATTGTTCCAGATGACATTGCTGAAGATGATGTTCCGAGGTACTATGTGAATCTATTCAATGCATTATGGGAGGCCTGTGAGACAGCATCCAGCACCGGTAGAGAAACCTTTGCCCTGAAAGGAGGAAGAGGGATTGCTGCTATAAGTGGGACGCGATCCGTAAAACTTCTTGAAGTTCCAGTGACAGCTTTGGTTGAAGCTATTGAGCGACACCTGGCACCTTTTGTTGTTTGTGTCATTGGTGAACCACTTGTTGGCATGGTGAAATCAGGGGGCGTGATCAAGGATGTTATATGGAAGGATTCCAGCTCAGATTCTTCATTGGATATAACTTGTTCACCAACTAGTGCTCAAGGGGCCCTTTATCTCAAGTACTTtggtgatgaagaagaagatgatggaggGACTCAAATTACAGCTGCTAGAGAAAACATTGGTTACTGTCACATTTTGATATTTCTTCCACCAAGATTCCATCTCCTATTTCAGCTGGAGATTCGTGATTTTTCAACTCTGGTCCGGATTAGAACTGACCATTGGCCATGCCTAGCCTATGTTGACGACTATTTGGAAGCTTTATTTTTGGAGTGA
- the LOC121798399 gene encoding uncharacterized protein LOC121798399 isoform X2 → MVAMMNHGNPPVAVGSIRSPQNHGLPSPSPLSLAAPSRVRLADILPYDGAPMAPYLRAVDALSTSLTRHNAAIIELGSDDAALLLCALESARLYFRTRKGGRGVYTYRAGRPLEDVDSSPPCLTDIFRCMGRAAGAALCAISRHLQLRSDVFSHLLDDSPLPAGELSSSILVATFSQVSSQQGKIAPVGGKHASNCEVEKGLLMLISSDAPDLQADSSLSPGDLLLLTGKALSHATAGHRPAASYRVISDNSLIPHCGGRTSLAFRLLPQSNAILDCTPIAAAGHVIPQSYVPISVSQFMDDLSAEEDILCNHADYVPADNLNREPSLRSVLSDPISGSYLEDATLVSCGHSFGGLMLRKVVETSRCTLCNVEIDSGSLIPNHALRAAAVAVKQEDERRLFHTAALRKRRKEANEHRENGDITPENGSHRGVQYPFSVNEKVIIKGNRRTPDKFVGKEAVITSQCLNGWYLLKIIETGENVRLQYRSLRKMTGSNDS, encoded by the exons ATGGTGGCGATGATGAATCACGGCAATCCGCCCGTCGCCGTTGGTAGTATTAGATCCCCACAGAACCACGGCCTCCCTTCACCGTCCCCACTCTCTCTTGCAGCGCCTTCCAGAGTTCGCCTCGCTGACATCTTGCCCTACGATGGAGCTCCCATGGCTCCCTACTTAAGGGCCGTGGATGCCTTGTCCACCTCCCTCACGCGCCACAACGCTGCCATCATTGAGCTCGGCTCCGACGATGCTGCCTTGCTCCTCTGCGCCCTCGAGTCTGCCCGCCTCTACTTCCGCACCAGGAAGGGCGGCCGAGGAGTTTACACCTACAGGGCTGGAAG GCCTCTGGAAGATGTAGATTCATCCCCTCCATGCTTGACTGACATCTTCAGATGCATGGGAAGGGCTGCTGGTGCTGCTTTATGTGCTATATCTAGGCATCTTCAGCTACGAAGCGA TGTCTTCAGTCACTTGCTTGATGATAGCCCATTGCCTGCTGGCGAGCTGTCTTCATCAATTCTTGTTGCCACATTTTCCCAGGTATCCTCGCAACAAGGGAAAATTgcacctgtgggaggaaagcaTGCTTCAAATTGCGAAGTGGAGAAGGGTTTGTTAATGCTGATATCATCAGATGCTCCTGATCTTCAG GCAGATAGTAGCTTGTCTCCTGGGGACCTTTTACTGCTTACAGGAAAGGCTCTCAGCCATGCCACTGCAGGACACCGGCCTGCTGCTTCCTATAGGGTCATCTCTGATAACTCTCTGATCCCACATTGTGGTGGAAG GACATCACTGGCATTTAGGCTACTGCCACAAAGCAATGCAATTCTGGATTGTACGCCAATTGCAGCAGCTGGGCATGTGATTCCTCAAAGCTATGTGCCAATATCTGTAAGCCAGTTCATGGATGATCTCTCTGCCGAGGAAGACATATTGTGTAACCATGCTGATTAT GTACCTGCAGATAATTTGAATAGGGAGCCATCACTAAGAAGTGTGCTCTCAGATCCCATATC TGGCTCATACCTTGAGGATGCTACGCTAGTTTCTTGTGGACATTCATTTGGTGGTCTTATGCTGAGAAAAGTCGTAGAAACT TCTAGATGCACACTCTGCAATGTAGAAATCGATTCTGGGTCATTGATCCCTAATCACG CTTTGAGAGCTGCAGCTGTAGCAGTCAAGCAAGAGGATGAACGCAGACTATTCCATACTGCAGCTCTGCGGAAACGCAGGAAAGAAGCAAACGAGCACAGG GAAAATGGCGATATCACTCCAGAAAATGGATCGCATAGAGGTGTACAATATCCTTTCTCAGTTAATGAAAAGGTTATTATCAAG GGCAACAGGCGGACACCTGATAAGTTTGTTGGCAAGGAAGCAGTGATAACTTCACAATGTCTTAATGGCTG GTATTTGCTTAAGATTATTGAGACTGGGGAAAATGTCCGCCTACAGTACCGGTCCTTGAGAAAAATGACAGGTTCCAATGATTCATAG